One genomic window of Nicotiana sylvestris chromosome 10, ASM39365v2, whole genome shotgun sequence includes the following:
- the LOC138880141 gene encoding uncharacterized protein: protein MDEIEMVTTFLQAQESDYFQNMMSAMGKPFAEAIKIGDMVENGLKMGRILSQSAIRATSQAIQGGSGGIAKGKKREEAFMAASGTRRNYTPRSLFSERTPQHYYSHQDLAYTPQPYLVMNTKPYVRPPQQANRSQAPPPRNQPPYRNHYNPQLPQNNFRPQEPPRRQTFTPIGEPYSTLFQKLVQMGFLQPVPQTRQNPASPTYRAGVRCAYHSGAEGHDTNDCWTLKRAVENLIEQGKIVLRDEEVPNVTNNLLPAHNNGPLIGMICEDEEFDPALKVIIAIVDAERKPKSAPKQEKGEKKTNTVKAELEKKAETKTEAMVPSKNKVLYIPRGRSEKPQRFEMKRGIPMYVLKRAYVVRGMIKPPRLNEPAVIGRMPQKPMTDPSTVPWNYQQTLVTYKGKEITGELPENTSVGKYSDIQEVNNATQKRFPPKKLVSAEEAEAFFQKMNMPDYEVVDQLRKYPEQVSMLSLLMRSAEHQKILLKTLNEAYVPAETSVEQLERMTERFFAVNQVSFSKNDLPPEGAAHNKALHLIVKCEDYYVKRVMLVGGSGVDICPLSTMQRMEIGTGRIRPNNVCVRAFDGIKRDTLGEIDLILTIGPAEFEVTLQVLDMDTSYNFLLGRPWIHAAGVVPSTLYQMVKFEYEDREIVVHEEDEQSIYRDPSIPYLEAREGREHTVYQAFEVVLAEQYEEGRPCPQPFLSNASIMVAKEMIRRGFKPGEGLGKSLQGITEPITLPSTKKLFGIGFHPTPKDKDWAKKRKNEGWKFPQPLPYLYENFVRPKYTEEEDDKAFTAEKIEEIYGVIREMLYKTHMVQLGEGTSTTEVLYMGPNTKLQNWEAIPFPVRQESG from the coding sequence atggatgaaatagaaatggtcactactttcctccaggctcaagaatcagattacttccaaaacatgatgtcggctaTGGGAAaacctttcgcagaagcgattaagatcggAGATATGGTAGAAAATGGGCTAAAAATGGGCCGAATTTTAAGCCAATCTGCtatcagagctacctcccaagccattcagggtgggtctggaggaatagcaaaaggaaagaaaagggaagaagcaTTCATGGCAGCGTCGGGTACAAGGAGAAACTATACTCCCAGATCCCTTTTCTCAGAGAGGACCCCGCAGCACTATTACTCTCACCAAGATTTGGCCTATACTCCTCAGCCATACTTGGTCATGAATACTAAGCCTTATGTCCggccaccacaacaagccaatcggagccaagctccacctcccagaaatcagcctccttaccgaaaccactataatccacaactACCCCAGAATAACTTCCGTCCTCAAGAACCACCCAGAAGACAaactttcacacccattggtgaaccgTATTCTACCCTATTCCAAAAACTggtccagatgggtttcctgcaaccagtccctcagacaaggcaaaATCCAGCATCACCTACTTACAGAGCCGGTGTCAGGTGTGCTTATCATTCGGGAGCAGAAGGGCATGATAccaatgattgttggactttaaaaAGGGCGGTAGAGAACTTAATAGAACAGGGAAAGATAGtattaagggacgaggaggtcccaaatgtgaccaacaatctgttgcccgctcacaataatgggccattgattgggatgaTCTGTGAGGACGAGGAGTTTGATCCTGCCCTGAAAgttataatcgccattgtcgatgcAGAGAGAAAGCCTAAATCAGCCCCGAAgcaagagaaaggggaaaagaagactaaTACTGTCAAGGCTGAGCTCGAAAAGAAGGCTGAGACAAAGACAGAGGCGATGGTGCCTTCGAAGAATAAGGTTCTCTATATTCCACGAGGTCGATCAGAGAAGCCACAGAGATTCGAAATGAAAAGGGGAATACCGATGTACGTGTTGAAaagggcctatgtggtccgggggatgaTTAAACcgcctcggctgaatgagccagcgGTTATCGGACGcatgccacaaaagccaatgacagacccgtctacggtaccgtggaattatcaacaaacattggttacatacaaaggcaaagaaatcacgggggaacttccagaaaatacttctgTTGGAAAATATTCAGACATTCAAGAAGTGAACAATGCCACACAGAAGCGCTTCCCACCGAAGAAGCTTGTAAGTGCTGAAGAAGCAGAGgctttcttccaaaagatgaataTGCCTGACTATGAAGTGGTGGATCAGTTGCGCAAATACCCTGAACAAGTGTCTATGCTATCTTTGCTAATGAGGTCCGCCGAACATCAGAAGATCCTGCTCAAAACCTTGAATGAAGCGTATGTGCCGGCTGagacttcagttgaacaactTGAAAGAATGACGGAAAGGTTCTTTGCAGTTAATCAAGTTTCTTTTAGCAAGAACGATTTGCCTCCggagggagcagctcacaacaagGCTTTACATCTGATAGTCAAGtgtgaagactactacgtcaagcgagtAATGTTGGTTGGGGGttcgggtgttgacatttgtcctctctccacgatgcaaagaatggaaattgggactggaaGGATTCGCCCCAATAATGTTTGTGTAAGAgcttttgatggcatcaagagggacaccctcggaGAAATAGACCTGATATTGACTATCGGGCCGGCGGAGTTCGAAGTAACTTTACAGGTACTGgatatggacacatcttacaactttctcctcggaagaccttggattcatgctgcaggGGTCGTACCCTCCACTCTctaccaaatggtgaagtttgaatatgaagatcgggaaattgtggtccacgaagaagacgaacagtctatttatcgggacccatccatcccatatcttgaagcaaGAGAAGGAAGAGAACACAcagtttatcaggctttcgaagttgtgctggcagagcagtatgaagaagggAGACCTTGCCCTcaacctttcttgtccaacgcTTCAATCATGgttgctaaagaaatgatccgacggGGATTCAAACCGGGGGAAGGACTTGGAAAATCGTTGCAAGGAATAACTGAACctatcaccttgccttccactaaGAAACTCTTTGGAATAGGCTTCCACCCTACTCCGAAAGATAAAGATTGggcaaagaagagaaaaaatgagGGATGGAAGTTTCCTCAACCATTGCCATATTTGTACGAAAATTTCGTCAGACCAaagtacactgaagaagaagatgataaggCCTTTACGGCCGAAAAGATTGAGGAAATATATGGGGTGATAAGAGAAATGCTTTACAAAACCCACATGGTTCAGctgggagaaggcacaagcaccacTGAGGTGCTATACATGGGGCCAAATACTAAGCTGCAAAATTGGGAGGCTATACCGTTCCCAGTTAGGCAGGAGTCTGGGTAG
- the LOC138880480 gene encoding ATP-dependent rRNA helicase RRP3-like — MEESKEEAKSFKKLGVSDQLIEACDNLGWKTPSKIQAEAIPHAFEDCRALKREIERMIQEGIIVVQDSDTQNIAQNPLPVHHDAHFVGIMRGDIEYKNPLGNLLTEVNDIEIDNGLGNIDVELSG, encoded by the exons ATGGAAGAATCCAAAGAGGAAGCGAAGTCTTTCAAAAAATTGGGAGTTTCTGATCAACTGATTGAGGCTTGTGATAATTTGGGTTGGAAAACTCCTTCTAAAATACAAGCTGAAGCTATTCCTCATGCCTTTGAAG actgtcgtgctttgaaaagggagatagaaagaatgattcaagaagggataattgtggtccaagacagtgacacccagaatatcgcgcaaaATCCTTTACCTgtacatcatgatgcacactttgtggggataaTGCGTGGTGACATAGAGTAtaagaatcctcttgggaacttgctgactgaagttaatgatattgaaattgataatggtcttggtaatattgatgtggaactcagtggctaa